One genomic window of Ziziphus jujuba cultivar Dongzao chromosome 4, ASM3175591v1 includes the following:
- the LOC107415164 gene encoding LOW QUALITY PROTEIN: multiple organellar RNA editing factor 1, mitochondrial (The sequence of the model RefSeq protein was modified relative to this genomic sequence to represent the inferred CDS: inserted 2 bases in 1 codon; substituted 2 bases at 2 genomic stop codons), producing IYACSTMTYVGFQAVMXQEESKKFHELPGVVFVLPDSYINPQNKEYRGDKYINGTIIPRPPPVQYGRQTGRYPDCNRYPDQPRYDRQGGPMPNXQGNLPYGNQGPMQGGGRNYGNQXNYPPQQNYGPPAQGERRDPMPMNAPQGRDSYQPGRGGPMPSYQGNYNQGGPGNYQNFPQGDQRNYAPPLGQGGYRGDNRNYCSPQGANYGQPVGGYQGQGSPEAYRQGANSENFGQGTSSGHGQNYPNGQKFSE from the exons atatatgctTGTAGCACAATGACTTATGTAGGATTTCAAGCAGTGAT ACAAGAAGAGTCAAAAAAGTTTCATG AGTTACCTGGGGTAGTTTTCGTACTGCCGGATTCATACATTAACCCGCAGAACAAGGAGtatagag GGGATAAATACATTAATGGAACAATCATACCAAGACCGCCTCCTGTTCAGTATGGCAGGCAGACAGGAAGATACCCTGATTGCAACAGGTACCCGGACCAACCAAGATATGATCGGCAAGGAGGACCAATGCCAAACTAGCAAGGGAATCTGCCATATGGTAATCAGGGGCCGATGCAAGGAGGTGGAAGGAACTATGGGAATCAATAGAATTATCCGCCTCAACAAAATTATGGTCCGCCAGCACAAGGAGAAAGAAGAGATCCAATGCCTATGAATGCTCCACAGGGACGAGATTCTTACCAGCCAGGTAGAGGAGGTCCCATGCCTTCATATCAGGGCAATTACAACCAAGGGGGCCCAGGAAATTATCAGAACTTCCCACAAGGAGATCAGAGAAACTATGCACCTCCTCTCGGGCAAGGCGGTTATAGAGGAGATAATAGAAATTATTGTTCACCACAAGGTGCTAATTATGGGCAACCAGTAGGTGGATATCAAGGCCAGGGATCACCTGAAGCTTATCGACAAGGAGCAAATTCTGAAAATTTTGGGCAAGGAACATCTTCTGGTCATGGTCAAAATTATCCGAATGGTCAGAAGTTCTCGGAATGA
- the LOC132803374 gene encoding multiple organellar RNA editing factor 1, mitochondrial-like, with amino-acid sequence MALSSLRLRRTLTTLSTLHRSLTAASSSVSAPPVLHLHNFIQSPVASPVQSLVQLLQSRTFRSCAISLLSTRSAYNSSNNQSGEIGPDTILFEGCDYNHWLIVMDFPKDQKIPPEEMVRTYEETCAKGLNIRLVYFRVALGLKG; translated from the exons ATGGCGCTTAGCTCACTTCGTCTCCGTCGAACCCTAACCACCTTATCTACTCTCCATCGCTCTCTCACCGCAGCTTCTTCATCAGTCTCGGCTCCGCCTGTTCTTCATCTCCACAATTTCATACAATCACCGGTTGCTTCACCAGTTCAGTCTCTTGTCCAGCTCCTTCAATCTCGTACATTCAGGTCGTGTGCGATATCGCTATTGTCCACCCGGTCGGCGTACAATAGCAGTAACAACCAGAGCGGCGAGATTGGGCCCGATACGATACTTTTCGAAGGTTGCGATTATAACCACTGGCTAATCGTCATGGATTTCCCTAAGGATCAAAAGATTCCTCCTGAAGAGATGGTTCGCACGTACGAAGAGACTTGTGCTAAGGGCTTGAACATCAG GTTGGTGTATTTTAGAGTGGCTTTGGGTTTGAAAGGTTAG
- the LOC132803624 gene encoding uncharacterized protein LOC132803624, with the protein MLKAIDKFINCHPPPILKSQQTALDILDVNVAASLMHVTLGPSLQSLIQRAIQYKNENGEADVEVKYLILAFAQDERFGKKFMKDFHIPHPTLTFLKTKKITAGPDYEIFDLEEMEEEI; encoded by the exons ATGCTAAAGGCCATAGATAAATTCATCAATTGCCACCCACCACCGATACTCAAGTCACAGCAGACCGCACTCGACATACTCGACGTAAATGTAGCAGCCAGCTTAATG CATGTGACGCTAGGACCTTCTTTGCAAAGTCTAATTCAACGAGCTATTCAATATAAGAATGAGAATGGTGAGGCAGATGTCGAGGTTAAATATTTGATTCTTGCTTTCGCACAAGATGAACGGTTTGGAAAGAAATTCATGAAAGATTTTCATATACCCCATCCAACTTTGA catttttaaaaactaagaaaataacAGCGGGACCCGACTATGAGATATTTGATTTGGAAGAGATGGAGGAAGAGATTTAG